A DNA window from Vigna angularis cultivar LongXiaoDou No.4 chromosome 1, ASM1680809v1, whole genome shotgun sequence contains the following coding sequences:
- the LOC108333272 gene encoding transcription factor bHLH18 has protein sequence MMEESNKPMDDASAPSWLSDLDMDDYNLFPDECALNLNLFDDQEFLPQYIASALEEQTQSLQRSLSSECPSKTVSNSSTDETSFDFERPAKLLKTTSSSCCNSDSSTITNNLSPKLSPSTSFSSFQSHILSFDNPNSSPPTTTTTTTTTTTHFYGFDLNPTQNEMVSVSMPQLTKSRFPDQTPKGSSKNHNFETKPSHGKRSPAHAQDHIMAERKRREKLSQSFIALAALVPGLKKMDKASVLGDAIKYVKDLKERLAVLEEQSKKTREESAVVLNKPELSGDDDSSSCDESIGADSVSDTLFEVESRVSGKEMLLRIHCLKQKGLLVKLLAEIQRNNLLVINSSILPFGDSILDITIVAQMGENYNLTMKELAKNLRVSANKVVS, from the exons ATGATGGAGGAATCAAACAAACCAATGGATGATGCATCAGCACCCAGCTGGTTATCTGATTTg GACATGGATGATTACAATTTATTTCCAGATGAGTGTGCCCTGAACTTGAACTTGTTTGATGATCAAGAGTTTCTACCACAATACATTGCCAGTGCCCTTGAAGAACAGACACAGAGCCTGCAGCGATCTTTGTCTTCGGAGTGCCCTTCCAAAACTGTGAGCAACTCATCCACCGATGAAACCAGTTTTGACTTTGAGAGACCAGCCAAGTTACTGAAAACGACAAGCAGTAGTTGCTGTAACTCTGACTCATCCACCATCACCAACAACCTCTCGCCAAAACTTTCCCCATCCACATCCTTCTCCTCCTTTCAGTCTCATATTCTGTCTTTTGACAACCCCAACTCCTCCCctcccaccaccaccaccaccaccaccaccaccaccacccacTTTTACGGCTTTGACTTAAACCCAACGCAGAACGAAATGGTGTCAGTGTCAATGCCCCAATTGACAAAATCACGCTTCCCTGATCAAACGCCAAAAGGGTCCTCAAAAAATCACAACTTTGAAACAAAACCCTCACATGGTAAGAGATCTCCTGCTCACGCTCAGGATCACATCATGGCCGAGAGGAAGCGAAGAGAGAAGCTCAGCCAGAGCTTCATTGCTCTTGCAGCTCTTGTTCCTGGCCTGAAGAAG ATGGATAAGGCTTCTGTGTTAGGGGACGCTATCAAATATGTGAAAGATCTTAAAGAGCGTTTGGCAGTGCTTGAAGAGCAGAGCAAGAAAACAAGGGAAGAATCGGCGGTGGTCCTGAACAAGCCAGAGCTCTCTGGCGATGATGATTCTTCTTCATGTGATGAGAGCATTGGTGCTGATAGTGTCAGTGACACTCTGTTTGAGGTGGAATCAAGAGTGTCAGGGAAGGAGATGCTGCTTCGGATCCACTGCCTCAAGCAAAAGGGGCTTCTCGTCAAATTACTGGCCGAGATCCAAAGAAATAACCTACTCGTTATTAATAGCAGCATCTTACCATTCGGTGATTCTATCCTTGACATTACCATAGTTGCTCAG ATGGGAGAAAATTACAATTTGACTATGAAGGAACTTGCCAAGAACCTACGCGTTTCGGCAAATAAGGTTGTCTCATAA